CGatcctctcactctaggtactatacctcatctctatgttcttggctagAACATCTGGCGCCTTCTGTGGTGAatggtagatttcgattcccggactacgtggattgtgattttggCTGAGAGAAGCTTGAAATCTTGTgcaattttctttgattttcgaGTTTTGGTTTGAAATTTTGGTTTGCGATCAAAATCTGATGGAAACTCTCCGTCGTCGACGCAACGAGTAGCTGGAGCAGAGGCGCGGTTCTCCACCGCGCCGCGTGAGGGGAAGGCCGCGTCGTGAGGAGGTTTGTCGCGAGCAGCCCGAGCAACCAACTCCTCCTCtaccgcctcctcctcctccttctccgacgcCTTCATTACCTTCTTCATCGTCTTCACCTTCACAGCAGGGATCTCCAGCACGCTCGCTGGAGGTCGCAGTAGGTGGATCGCCGTTGCCGCAAGCTCCGATCACCCAAAGAGATTGGAGACGTTTGATCCGCAACGTTGACGACATACGGCAGCGGAATGATTACTTGCAGGAGCAGTTAGAATACTACCGCCTTGACCAGCAAGACGAAGGAGAGCGGGAAGTAGAGGCCGTAGCATAGTTTGAGCCGTTTTCGGCGACGGTAAGTGAAGTAGCCATACCAGACAACATGAAGAATCTCGTTCTGGAGACGTATAGTGGAAAgaccgatccgaaggatcatctacTTTATTTCAACatgaagatggtgataagtgcAGCTTCTGATGCGGTCaaatgcaggatgtttccatcaacgttcaaaggcacggcgatggcttggttcacgactttgcctTGTGGCTCCATTACAAATTTTCGCGACTTCTCGTCGAAGTTCCTTGTTCAGTTCTCTGCGAGCAAGATCAAGCAGGTAACGATCGACGATCTGTACAACGTTCGCCAATCAGAGGGTGAAACTCTGAAACAGTATGTGAGGCGGTTCAATGCGGCATCTGTTAAGATCGAAGAGTCGGAACCGCATGCTTGTGCGCGCGCTTTCAAGAATGGACTGCTGCTGGGAAAGCTGAACAGTAAGTTGAGTCACAAGCCAACTCGATCGATGGCGGAAGTTCGCGCTCGGGCGAACACCTACATCTtagatgaggaggacgacgctttcaagaAAAAGCGTGCCAAAGCGGAAAATGATGGAGGTCAGAGGGACGTATCGCCAGCAACAAAGTCTGGAGAAAGGAGGAAGTAGTAAGCGAAGGGACAAGAAATCAAAGCCAGGGGAAAAGTTTGCAAAGGAGTAGCTCTATCCAAAGAAGGAAAGTTTTGAGCGTCGGCGCCCGTGGCATCAAGCCGACTCTCGCCGGCGAGATGAGTCGGGCAAAAGTTTGAGCGCGCATTTGACAGAACTACTCCAGGAGGTCAAGGCAACGCACGCAGTCGAGGAGGGCGAGAGGGAAGTCAACCCGCCTCGGGCGGCAATAGATAAAaccaagtggtgtgagtaccatcGCTCGGTGGGTCATGACACCGGAGACTGCTTTACGTTGAAAAACGAGATTGAAAGGCTAATCAGAGCGGGATGCTCATAGCTGAATGATCGAGGTGATCGCTGGCAAGGCAATCGACAACAGGGGAATCGACATAAGGGAAACTGTCAACAGGTTGATCGCAGGCGGGACAGCCGTCGTCAGACACCAACAGCAGACAAGAGGGAGACACTGGCgacaagaaagaaagaagctgaagaaaccttcaacaaagaCTTTGAATCGCCGGTCGGGACGATAAATACAATTGCCGGGGGCTTCGGCGGGGGCGGTGACACACCCTCGGCAAGACGCAGGCTTGTGAGGGCGGTGACTGATAAGTGTCGGttttacgtatatttgaatatcatttAGGCACTTATTTGACATGTATGCTTGcattatttatcattttatcCCCCAAAgtagataaattattatatacttaATTTTAGCTTAGAAAtagtataaatattatatatttcataAGCTTAACTTGGACTTTTGATGCAGGGAAGAAATTCATGAAGAATCCAAGTTTAAAgtgaaaatttgtatttttagaGAAGCAGAGCGCTGAGCGCCCAGAAAGGGGCGCTGAGCGCCCATGGCGGCTATAAAACCCAATTCTGAAGAAAGCTGGGCGCTGAGCGGCCTCTGAGGAGCGCTGAGCGCCGTCGGCCGCCTCAAACACTTATAAGTGGCCAGAAATCAGATTTTTTGGAGGAtctttcaccattttctctcaaaACTCATAGCAAGAGAGCTAGGCACGACTCTAGAAGGATCCCTGGGCTAGGATTGGATGGATTGGAgcttcaagatggtgatggcAGCCATGGGAGGACGGTGACAACCTCCCGGAAGCCATGGAAAGCTTGGGAGAGCTTCCATGGTTGTGGTTACGtcttctcctcttgggtttCAGTTCGTTCTTCCCTTTCCcttgtagtttttgttttctatttgtgTATTTAGATTGTATAACTTGACTCTTTGATTGTTCTAAGTTTGTTCATTGATGTAAGTGgaaatctttcatgtatggtgttttTCTTTGTACTTCATGCatctaaccaatcaattgataatcaaaagagcttcactaattcataaatagatcAAGAGGTTGATATGAATTAGTGCATGCTTAGTTCAGTGAAGGGTAGACcgcctatgtcttaggtcacaatttgtgtgttaaagttttactttcTTCTCTTCAGGTATTGATTGTTTGTGTTAGATTTCtatggactagcatgagatcgggagataattgtgggtccggttcaagagagaaaccactcagTGAACTAGTTGTCCTAGAATAAGAATATCTTGGGTAGGAGCAATAGTGGATTTCCATGTGACAGGTGGAgttctgagttctaacaggagtttccggagtgacaacggagacttgCAAGCCTATGGTACCTTGTCTCAGGATGAATTGGTCATTgagaatgtctttgagagagaacttgagctatattattccttttgggttttctagatggtaagggattacgtctaggaattccaattgatagattcacctaggctagggatagttaggtggataactCTCGGCATCGTAAATGaaatgaaccattgcaaaagtgtttgagttgaaagcaATTAGGGGATTAGGGGAATGCATTCTAAatacgttttcttctttgttatccctgtaaacattcttttaccgctttccttatattcaaaaaccacaaaaacactttatcaaacatctttgtatccgctcagatcaatgtttaactggtggaactaatgttcacacaatccctgaggacgataaacctgtatctgctttactatgattgaatcataaaggtttagccaaaagcagtacaaacaacgaggaaaaaacctttatcaaatttaaaatttggcgccgttgccggggattgtgtttGTAATGTTGGTGAAACTAGTGGAATGTTGGTTTGAGTTGTAAATAATGTACATATTCTATGTTTTGTTCTTATGTGTCAATTTCACTGATTTGTTCTTGTTATTAATGCTTGTTGTAGCCTGATCACCTATAACATGATTTGAGATTTGAAATTCTGTGAATCTGACCTAGAAAGAATCAGCTAGTGAATCTAATCTTAATTAGGTCATTAGTCATGAAATGATGATTTTGATACATAGGTTTGTTGTATATATGTGAATTGtgcatattttttgttttctttctcttgttttcttgtttttgtttttcaaatcCCTAAGGATTCCTCACTTTTGGTTCTTGAATGATTGCTGCAAGTTTTAATGAGAAAAGTCATCTTTTGAGTTGTGTGAATCAAGATAGAACCATGAAGTTTTGGAAACCATGAGTTTTGGTGTGTTTGTTTTCTATGCTTTTGTGTGctttctcttttaatttgtagCACAAGTGATTTTGTGAAGTTGTGCTTAAAGATGAGTTTTCATGAGCTTCACAAGTCTTATTTAACATATTGAGATTGTTCAATGAGTTTGGAAGTAAGAAATatcatgaaatcaaattttaaGGGTGTGACTTGTTGAAATGCATGTGAAAATTCGGTCTAATTTGGATTCTGTGCTTTTGATGTTGATAACCTGTGTTTTAGACTTCTAACAGATCCAAAATGTCATATCTAATGCACATGGAAGGTTGGAATGCAAGGTAGGTGAGTATTGCAAATTTTGAGGTATGAGGTTGTGTGAAAGTGGTAAAACAGTAAGTCCTCCGAAGTGGTTTTTCTGCATAACAGTGAAAATTTCTTCCAAATGATCTTGAGCAAACTCATTTTTGTGTTAGAATACTTTTCTTCAAGTGTTAGATTCGGTTTTAAGTTAAACTCTTTGATTTTGTAGCGAAATTGAATAAGAACTCCTCATTGTGTACTTTCTTAGCCATGAAAGGTGATTTTTAGTAAAAATTCTCAATTGTGTGTTCTAAGGGTCTCCACAAGTTTCAAATGATATGTATATATGATTTTGAGGCCTATCATGATAGAAAAGTGAGGATTGAAAAATTTGAGGTGTTGAGCGGTGAAATAATGCAAATTCGGCCTTAATTTGAGCTTAATGTGACTTTTGTGCTAAATGTGTGTTAATTTCTAATCTTAAGATCCACACAAGTTTCTTAATGGATATGAATGTGTTTGAACCATTTGGCATGTGCTAGAAAGGTTCACATCAAAATATAGCCTATCAAGTTGTGAAAAAGCATGAAACTTGTCTTTAAAAGCTTATAATTGTGAATCGTTAGGAAAATGAGCTTAAATGTTGGTTTCTAAAACCTAGACATGTTTCAAATGTTGAGTTAGTGTGAATGGATCAATTGGCATGCTTGGAAAGTTAGAAACTCAAAATTTGACCTACCAACTTGTCATTATAGTGAGTTTTGACTTATAGTGAAAATTGTCAATTTAACTCATTGGATTACAAGTTTTGGACTGAAAATTGTGTTTGGAATTGATGTGAGCATGTTTAATTAAGTGTGTGTAGTGTATTAGTGAGGGTGTGAGGTGAAAATCTTGTTAGGAACAGGAATTGGGGCATGAGATTTATGAAAGTCCGAGTTTTGAACTGAACTGAGATTATGCAGACCAATTTTCTGCCAAAAAATCGCCCAGCGGGATATGGTGGGCGCTCAGCGCCATGAGTTTTGCATTGCAGGGTGAGTTCTCTGCCATTTTTGCGCTCAGCGCCCATAATTCGCGCTCAGCGCCTTGCTTGCCCAGAAAATGTGTTTTTGACAGCATTGCACTCCCTACtttaaatgatcatatcttcCTTGTTTCTTATCTGATTTAAGAAAATGACCACTCTTTGGAAAGCTCTTCAAGTGTACTTTCATATGAACCAGAGTGTGGATTGTTTTAATGGAAGATATGACTTTTCTCATTCTCTTTTGTGTACTAACATAAATTGTAAGTGACTGTTTACAGGAATCTTTTGATGCTGGTTTTGCTTGGCCTGAGGACAGTCCAATTTTCTTGGAGGGGGTGAGAAGTTTGATGAGCTATCCTGGAGCATCATGCATAGCATCATGAGGGAGTATTTTTGTTCTtctttcatttgttttcttttagtttcTTGATAGTATTCTAGTCTCTAGACAATTTAACACTTTTTGTGAAATTCATGGATATATGACTGATTTCAAATCCCATGGTTGATGAAACATCAATAGAATTGCATGATGTGTTTTTAAAATGCACCTTGAATTGTTTGATTCCATGATTTAACTAGTGTTTGCACTCAAAGATTGCATAACTTGATATGATTGTAAGATTCACATGGAATACGTAGGCATAACATGAAATTTTTGAAAATCAGAGAATTCTTTGAATCCAAACCATGTGAGGGAGTGTTCCTATACACTTGTGAGCTGAGAGACTCCTCATTGTGTTGCATGATTGGTTTTGTTTGAGTCTCCAGTTATCATTGTTGTATGGAATTTCTTGGAAATGATCAAGGCATGTTCTTTCTTTAGTGCTTACTCACTCACTTAGCCAAATGACCATAACCTTTTATTAGGAAATCCATTGTTTCCCCTTTGAGCCTAAAAATGTGACTTCTTCTTGTTTATAACCTTGAGCTTAAAAAGAAAGACAGTGATCTCACCTAAGCTGAATAGGTTAAGAGAGCATTTTCATGATATGGTTGTATTCAAGTTGGGGAGAGCTATTCTTGTGTTCAAGTTGGGGGGAGAAGGCTAGTTGTGCTATTTTTGTGTGGTTCGTGTATCAATCTATTTGTGCATACTTGAAAGTGAAAattgtatataaaaaaaaaaagagaaaaagatgaaaaagaaataaaaaaggtAGGAGAAGAGGggttgaaaaaagaaaatgagaaagaaaagggtgaaaataaaagaaaagaatggtGAATGAGATAGTTGGTAAAAAGTGAGAGAGTGATTTATCATTTATGATTGTTTTGAATTGTGATTGCTCTCTTAGCTTATTGAGTTTCTTGCATATCCAGAAAAACCAATTATCTTTGAAACCTGACCTCATTACAACCCTTAAAGACCTAAGAGATCCTTGATTGAACATGCAATCTTGATAACTGTGGAGACGGGtaacaaaattgatttttgtgATTCAGTGTGTGATTGAG
This portion of the Lotus japonicus ecotype B-129 chromosome 3, LjGifu_v1.2 genome encodes:
- the LOC130744422 gene encoding uncharacterized protein LOC130744422 translates to MAWFTTLPCGSITNFRDFSSKFLVQFSASKIKQVTIDDLYNVRQSEGETLKQYVRRFNAASVKIEESEPHACARAFKNGLLLGKLNSKLSHKPTRSMAEVRARANTYILDEEDDAFKKKRAKAENDGGQRDVSPATKSGERRK